The Montipora capricornis isolate CH-2021 chromosome 3, ASM3666992v2, whole genome shotgun sequence genome window below encodes:
- the LOC138041642 gene encoding uncharacterized protein isoform X2, with translation MAQVFSMDVTDRKSPVKFLVVEVLLVIPLAHALYSGADHYWPLDEISYSRVFNWRQWSWMGTVKGDAEITWSPPRLTLDLYGDDSWVDLGSRFRSCYVDVKFCNETGLTIAFWVAFREAKAKQGLIEFGNGACGVSLIRTHDGEMNATIRSFELNKTWSVSTVNASVGKDEWHHVTLTWNFTGETHLYINGTRLDDAQTEIISNATCPDANCTCDWAMKVGTMTQPNSGIQSYSSLKLSSLVLWHYALSREHIIHISNDVRGMSFSYKGCSSYWIANLQFCYYIQPLWKKTWYEAKQLCDSYLGNLVSVGSKEEYDFLEHEFGNKEVSSCLHIGLRGHTGSSRLSWLDGNVGSFSMLNLSYNKINEMESCVYRDMDGLWYVGNCSEKCGFVCKKYRGGMFGNAEFHCRVRRHDYQLVNHRFSIHWVQNELNCAVVCLIYGSLCKSYNYNEAQNICELSESNLQTHLGNLRLSIGYQYCERV, from the exons ATGGCTCAAGTCTTTTCGATGGATGTTACGGACAGGAAATCACCAGTGAAATTCCTCGTAGTCGAG GTGCTGCTTGTAATTCCATTAGCGCACGCATTGTATTCTGGGGCAGATCACTATTGGCCTTTAGATGAAATAAGCTATTCACGTGTCTTCAACTGGCGACAGTGGAGCTGGATGGGGACTGTTAAAG GTGATGCTGAGATCACGTGGTCTCCACCTCGACTCACCCTAGACCTCTACGGTGATGATTCTTGGGTAGATTTGGGCTCAAGATTCAGATCCTGTTATGttgatgtaaaattttgcaatgaaaCTGGCCTTACCATTGCATTTTGGGTAGCTTTTCGCGAAGCTAAGGCAAAGCAGGGATTGATTGAGTTTGGAAATGGTGCGTGTGGGGTCAGCCTCATTCGTACGCATGACGGAGAAATGAATGCCACTATTAGAAGCTTCGAGCTAAACAAGACTTGGAGTGTGTCAACTGTAAATGCAAGTGTAGGGAAAGATGAGTGGCATCACGTGACACTGACTTGGAACTTTACTGGGGAAACTCACCTTTACATTAACGGAACAAG GTTGGATGATGCACAGACAGAAATAATTTCCAATGCTACATGTCCCGATGCTAACTGTACCTGTGATTGGGCAATGAAAGTTGGTACAATGACACAACCAAATTCCGGTATCCAATCATATTCTTCCCTGAAGCTTTCTAGTCTGGTCCTGTGGCATTATGCCCTAAGTCGCGAACACATCATCCATATATCCAATGACGTAAGAG GAATGTCTTTTTCATACAAGGGTTGCTCCAGCTATTGGATAGCCAATTTACAGTTCTGCTACTACATCCAACCTTTGTGGAAGAAAACATGGTATGAGGCCAAACAATTGTGCGACTCGTATCTTGGAAATCTGGTCAGCGTGGGAAGCAAGGAAGAGTATGACTTCCTGGAACATGAGTTCGGGAATAAAGAAGTTTCCTCTTGTTTGCATATTGGGTTACGTGGTCACACTGGGAGCTCTCGTCTATCTTGGTTGGATGGAAACGTGGGAAGTTTTTCAATGCTAAATTTGAGctataataaaataaatgaaatggaGTCCTGTGTCTATCGCGATATGGATGGACTGTGGTACGTCGGCAACTGCAGCGAGAAGTGTGGCTTTGTCTGTAAGAAATACCGAG GTGGGATGTTCGGAAACGCCGAATTCCACTGCCGGGTTAGAAGACACGACTACCAACTTGTCAATCATCGTTTTTCAATTCATTGGGTGCAAAATGAACTGAACTGCGCAGTTGTGTGCCTCATTTATGGTTCACTCTGCAAGTCATATAACTACAATGAAGCACAGAACATTTGTGAATTGAGCGAGTCTAACCTACAGACCCACTTAGGGAACCTAAGACTCAGCATTGGATACCAGTACTGTGAAAGAGTCTAG
- the LOC138041642 gene encoding uncharacterized protein isoform X1, which yields MLCQYRLSMAQVFSMDVTDRKSPVKFLVVEVLLVIPLAHALYSGADHYWPLDEISYSRVFNWRQWSWMGTVKGDAEITWSPPRLTLDLYGDDSWVDLGSRFRSCYVDVKFCNETGLTIAFWVAFREAKAKQGLIEFGNGACGVSLIRTHDGEMNATIRSFELNKTWSVSTVNASVGKDEWHHVTLTWNFTGETHLYINGTRLDDAQTEIISNATCPDANCTCDWAMKVGTMTQPNSGIQSYSSLKLSSLVLWHYALSREHIIHISNDVRGMSFSYKGCSSYWIANLQFCYYIQPLWKKTWYEAKQLCDSYLGNLVSVGSKEEYDFLEHEFGNKEVSSCLHIGLRGHTGSSRLSWLDGNVGSFSMLNLSYNKINEMESCVYRDMDGLWYVGNCSEKCGFVCKKYRGGMFGNAEFHCRVRRHDYQLVNHRFSIHWVQNELNCAVVCLIYGSLCKSYNYNEAQNICELSESNLQTHLGNLRLSIGYQYCERV from the exons GTTATCAATGGCTCAAGTCTTTTCGATGGATGTTACGGACAGGAAATCACCAGTGAAATTCCTCGTAGTCGAG GTGCTGCTTGTAATTCCATTAGCGCACGCATTGTATTCTGGGGCAGATCACTATTGGCCTTTAGATGAAATAAGCTATTCACGTGTCTTCAACTGGCGACAGTGGAGCTGGATGGGGACTGTTAAAG GTGATGCTGAGATCACGTGGTCTCCACCTCGACTCACCCTAGACCTCTACGGTGATGATTCTTGGGTAGATTTGGGCTCAAGATTCAGATCCTGTTATGttgatgtaaaattttgcaatgaaaCTGGCCTTACCATTGCATTTTGGGTAGCTTTTCGCGAAGCTAAGGCAAAGCAGGGATTGATTGAGTTTGGAAATGGTGCGTGTGGGGTCAGCCTCATTCGTACGCATGACGGAGAAATGAATGCCACTATTAGAAGCTTCGAGCTAAACAAGACTTGGAGTGTGTCAACTGTAAATGCAAGTGTAGGGAAAGATGAGTGGCATCACGTGACACTGACTTGGAACTTTACTGGGGAAACTCACCTTTACATTAACGGAACAAG GTTGGATGATGCACAGACAGAAATAATTTCCAATGCTACATGTCCCGATGCTAACTGTACCTGTGATTGGGCAATGAAAGTTGGTACAATGACACAACCAAATTCCGGTATCCAATCATATTCTTCCCTGAAGCTTTCTAGTCTGGTCCTGTGGCATTATGCCCTAAGTCGCGAACACATCATCCATATATCCAATGACGTAAGAG GAATGTCTTTTTCATACAAGGGTTGCTCCAGCTATTGGATAGCCAATTTACAGTTCTGCTACTACATCCAACCTTTGTGGAAGAAAACATGGTATGAGGCCAAACAATTGTGCGACTCGTATCTTGGAAATCTGGTCAGCGTGGGAAGCAAGGAAGAGTATGACTTCCTGGAACATGAGTTCGGGAATAAAGAAGTTTCCTCTTGTTTGCATATTGGGTTACGTGGTCACACTGGGAGCTCTCGTCTATCTTGGTTGGATGGAAACGTGGGAAGTTTTTCAATGCTAAATTTGAGctataataaaataaatgaaatggaGTCCTGTGTCTATCGCGATATGGATGGACTGTGGTACGTCGGCAACTGCAGCGAGAAGTGTGGCTTTGTCTGTAAGAAATACCGAG GTGGGATGTTCGGAAACGCCGAATTCCACTGCCGGGTTAGAAGACACGACTACCAACTTGTCAATCATCGTTTTTCAATTCATTGGGTGCAAAATGAACTGAACTGCGCAGTTGTGTGCCTCATTTATGGTTCACTCTGCAAGTCATATAACTACAATGAAGCACAGAACATTTGTGAATTGAGCGAGTCTAACCTACAGACCCACTTAGGGAACCTAAGACTCAGCATTGGATACCAGTACTGTGAAAGAGTCTAG